ACATTTTCGGAGAGGCGATTGACAATACGCAAGAATACTTCCTTGTTCATGCGGAAACGGCGTCTGAAAAAATGAGCCGGAAATGTGGAATCTTCACGGAAGTAATCATTCCATAGACGGTTGTGGCCCTCTTCGCGGTTTCGTTCGACATATGCACGTTTCTTCGGTTTGACTGTTCGATTTTCGACGATGTTGTTGAATGTATCCTCAATATATTCATCGACCGCCTCATCCAAAACCGCATATAATCTTCGATCTACTTCATCTCCCATATTTCACTATCCTTTCTTAAATCTAAAAAAGAAAGTTTGTTAAAACCAAAACCATAATTGTGCGTACACATTAGGAGACATAAAAACACAAAGTTTGATATATGTCGACCGTTGACTCCccatgttttcatattttgacCATTATATCAACCTTATATATCAGAATCATCTAATTCTAGGTTGTCAATCATGAACAAATACGAATAGTTGGACCATTATATCAACCTTATATATCAGAATCATCTAATTCTAGGTTGTCAATCATTGTATCAACCTTATACAATATCAAATATTCGATGGTGGATTCAAGCCTACTAAAGATTTGATACGAGAAACTAGCTAAGCTCAGGCGTTACTAATAAAACTCATAAAGATTTGATACAAAGAAACGTTCAAGACTTAATATAAAAGACGCCAATTCAGTCAAATTGTTTAGTGAATTGGTATTTTGAGAAGCAACACAAAACTCTACTATCATACTGGCAACACAAACCAGTGACAATACCTGCCGTGAGCATACAAATATGAAGGAAAGGGTTGATGAAACGCAGATACtcgaaattaaaatttcatcatAACAAGTTTTTAGTACAAGAAGAGCAAATGAGATAGCTCTTCGCCGAATCTACAACCAGACTTATAAAGGCAAGAAATACGAAGCTAATAAACAGACAAAGTACCCGTGACTAGGTTCACatggaaaaataagaaaaaaaaacaagcatcCCGTGAATACATAAGGAAGAGACAGCAGCTTTTGTCTTCGTCAGGCACATGGTCTTGTACATCACctgaaatagagaaaatgagatgATTAAACATAGTGAAACGAACAGCAAATGTGTACTAAAGTTAGAGCTAACAATCATCACATCATTTCAGACATAAGTTTCATTTTCAGAGCTAATTCCACCATCTAGTGGCTCAGTCTTTGCAAGTAAACTCTCTAGTACATTCTGTCTAGAGATTTGTTTTTTGAGCGCCAACAGTCCTTCCATCTTTcccaattcttcttcttttccacttttcttcttcttgctacCAGCCTTAGCTGCCTTAACTCCTATGGGTCTTTCTTCTGGCTCCGCGAATGACCCTTGAGCATCAGAAGCAACTGCTTTGCGCTTCTCCCGACCGCTCTCCTTCTCGAGATAGGTGGAGCACCATTTCACATCATGTCGAAGCTCCCTCCACGCATGTTCCAAGTTGAACTTACTGCCGTGGTCATTGTAGAAGATATCCAAAGCAGCCTTCATCACATCGTTGTCATTTTGCCCGCTTCTCTGCTCCCTCAATGCCATCTCGTAGCAGCCCGAAAATTTACACACCAAATCATTGATCCTAGCTCATCTTTTCTTGCATTGCCCAAGTTCTCTTGGGATTGTCCCAACCAGCTGAGGACT
This genomic interval from Brassica napus cultivar Da-Ae chromosome A6, Da-Ae, whole genome shotgun sequence contains the following:
- the LOC106413364 gene encoding glutathione S-transferase T2-like — encoded protein: MALREQRSGQNDNDVMKAALDIFYNDHGSKFNLEHAWRELRHDVKWCSTYLEKESGREKRKAVASDAQGSFAEPEERPIGVKAAKAGSKKKKSGKEEELGKMEGLLALKKQISRQNVLESLLAKTEPLDGGISSENETYV